The following coding sequences are from one Syngnathus acus chromosome 14, fSynAcu1.2, whole genome shotgun sequence window:
- the ncor1 gene encoding nuclear receptor corepressor 1 isoform X3 has translation MSSSSGYPPSQGSFSSEQSRYPSHSVQYTFSGTRHQQDFSVPDYRTHMQDPQGRRRPSLLSEFHPGTERPPERRHGYEQQFHSITTQAEHEALETKRPRMDSISEAHITRTSSSAGNILLPMHNTLQDSLRATVEVKKESPFSVKVECPSPGGPTLHLGEEHDTSPSKLSKEELIQSMDRVDREIAKVEQQIFKLKKKQQQLEEEAAKPVEPEKPVTPPPVEHKHRSIVQIIYDENRKKAEEAHKILEGLGPKVELPLYNQPSDTKVYHENIKTNQVMRKKLILFFKRRNHARKQREQKICQRYDQLMEAWEKKVERMENNPRRKAKESRTREYYERQFPEIRKQREQQERFQRVGQRGTGLSATIARSEHEISEIIDGLSEQENNEKQMRQLSVIPPMMYDSEQRRVKFINMNGLMDDPMKVYKARQFMNVWTEHEKEIFKDKFVQHPKNFGLIASYLERKCVADCVLYYYLAKKNNNYKTLVRRNYGRRRGRNQQITRPAQEEKSEDKNEEDKSEKSEKKEDEEKKDEEEKDEKEESRDIGKDKDKCDGGEDEDGKEQNTPRGRKTANSQGRRKGRITTRSMANEAATMAAEEAPPPASEAAVPDPPQIPKSDTAQKSIKEPSKPPTPVASLDTKAGVGETGETSRWTEEEMEVAKKGLVEHGRNWTAIAKMVGTKSEAQCKNFYFNYKRRHNLDNLLQQHKQDTRRARADRSQGEGLTTASPDDDDDNADDSEGGDNSSDTESAPSPSQTDPTKCGESKRSENASGDAQSSDQDTVPVSNAKTSDPSYGGLRVKEEKSPEAESGSHEEKSRVTSCSGVIHPKTEPQDMDMKAGEVQVKMEPETKEKGEHSERLKELHSDNDSSATCSADEDVEAEPERQRILSMEKPSLLNPPGTVLVSSPKQSPHNIQQMHQRAAAIPPMVPGPYGHNPVPISGFAMLQHQIKAAHASAHQEEKQRQDQADLERRLPFNTRSPTLIDRDGSPYRLSPRNLSRSSPQPDPNIPNAFRYNVPPVLHPAPNQLIQSLPEGPRMAFGRPSRPPNIPSPPPLIPTTKPTDKPSFIHGGSISQGTPGTYLPSHAIYGPDGSKNTVGSISLGLPRHQDPNKSVSTIHDGRGHPSKMSENLTFRGSITQGTPALSQSTVAADLLKGTITKLATEDLSNSDKARDQLAKGHVIYEGKSGHILSYDAIKNPRETTRSPRTSHDLKRTYEMMEVPISRGHPGREGAPFEGLISRALPREGLHGDSKDRQIITGSIMQGTPRTAAEAYEDVIKYGKQIKRESPPIRSFDGGIGKGKPYEGVNTIKETGRSIHEIPRQDQSGQDLRKTPDLSDRRVIEGSMSQIHSLNQPTIKHNVKSLITSPGKLSHSLPQHEVIERSKYEESKAVRHTSVVNSTTSVLRSTHQEAAKSQLSPGMYEDANARRTPVNYSTSSVTRGSPMLGRSSDGTKSSSHERKNAMTPTQRESVPAKSPVAGGDPRASHSPFDPHHRPVVPGEVYRAHLPPHLDPSIAFHRVIDPAFMFPRQPSPTGYHNTYQLYTMENTRQTILNDYITSQQMQVIPRPDLARGVSPREQPVSIPYPAGARGIIDLAQMPPTILLPHPGGTGTPTLERIAYLPGAQPPFTTRAFNPTSISPGHQAHLAAAAAAAASVERERERDREQQEKEREKEREQRDREMRERDRERERANDYLRGSGVEQPGSRGYRHSPSPSLRMQEVVVQQRPSIFQGKSVITSLMPHSAAATASTQSNSRYSTAADALAALVDIAASAPPVDVAKAKENKRDERDDEMCSAARRAPSITEQQQEPDRRSAPYGAMPGGKPHPGYPEGVGVKDKGPQTSKSRIEEELRTRGKTTITAANFIDVIITRQIASEKDTRERGSQSSDSSSSLSSNRYDNTGGGAIEVISPASSPVRSQQEKTDEGQHTAAAMRVYDMSRYRPSADPPQPSSQQPPTSQADSYSQIPKTHRVMTLADHISHIITQDFARNQDPPAVSSSASATFQSTMPPTSSSSRVKGPSRYSPENQIQAPNHHRPSSRLSPENAADKPRSRPGKSPERGGRQMENYEPISPPQSYQTMDKQETGGPAPQRRETDTSEIRNDSRSPGSVSYLPSFFTKLENTSPMVKSKKQEIFRKLNSTSGVGDSDIGNAQPGTEIFNLPAVTSSSNINPRNHSFSDPANNLGLEDIIRKALMSNLEDRTEEHQGAISNASNTSGDTRQEANPSPSIAKQKQGKANSRKSKSPNLGQAYSGGDRPSSVSSVHSEGDYHRQAQAQSQWSWDDRPSSAGSMQFPYNPLTMRIMSSTPPTSISSPSIQSQQQQQQQQQQQQAPQQPLSAGAPVGQQRVWQSLLSEQYEALSDSDD, from the exons ATGTCCAGCAGCTCTGGCTATCCCCCTAGCCAGGGGAGCTTCAGCAGCGAGCAGAGCCGCTACCCATCCCATTCTGTCCAGTACACATTCAGCGGCACGCGGCACCAACAA GATTTTTCCGTCCCAGATTATCGTACTCACATGCAAGATCCGCAGGGTCGAAGAAGACCATCTTTACTATCGGAATTCCACCCTGGTACCGAAAG GCCTCCAGAGAGACGGCATGGTTACGAACAGCAGTTTCACTCCATCACTACTCAGGCTGAACATGAAGCCCTGGAGACCAAGCGCCCACGCATGGACTCTATTTCTGAGGCCCACATCACTCGTACCTCTTCTTCCGCTGGGAATATTCTCTTGCCCATGCACAATACACTACAGGATAGCCTTAGAGCCACTGTTGAGGTGAAAAAG GAGTCGCCTTTCAGTGTGAAAGTGGAATGCCCTTCCCCAGGAGGACCTACGTTACACCTTGGGGAAGAACATGACACGTCTCCTTCCAAGCTATCCAAGGAGGAGCTGATTCAGAGTATGGACCGGGTGGACAGAGAGATTGCTAAAGTGGAGCAGCAAATTTTCAAGTTGAAGAAAAAGCAA CAACAActggaggaggaagcagcaAAGCCTGTGGAGCCAGAAAAGCCAGTGACCCCTCCCCCAGTGGAACATAAACACCGCAGCATAGTCCAAATCATCTACGATGAGAACAGG AAAAAAGCGGAAGAGGCCCACAAGATACTGGAAGGCCTCGGACCCAAGGTTGAACTG CCGCTGTACAATCAACCGTCAGACACAAAAGTCTACCACGAAAACATAAAAAC CAATCAGGTCATGAGGAAGAAGCTGATTCTATTTTTTAAGAGGCGGAACCATGCTCGTAAACAAAGG GAACAGAAGATCTGCCAGCGTTATGACCAGCTGATGGAAGCTTGGGAGAAAAAGGTGGAGCGCATGGAGAACAATCCCAGGCGCAAAGCCAAGGAGAGCCGAACACGGGAGTATTATGAAAGGCAATTCCCTGAGATCCGGAAGCAGAGAGAGCAGCAGGAGCGCTTCCAGAG GGTTGGCCAGAGAGGAACAGGACTCTCTGCGACAATCGCTAGAAGCGAGCATGAGATTTCGGAAATTATTGACGGTCTTTCTGAGCAGGAG AACAATGAAAAACAGATGAGACAGCTGTCAGTCATCCCTCCCATGATGTACGACTCGGAGCAAAGGCGAGTGAAGTTCATCAACATGAACGGCTTGATGGACGACCCCATGAAGGTGTACAAAGCCCGACAGTTCATGAATGTTTGGACTGAACACGAAAAAGAAATCTTCAAAGACAA GTTTGTCCAGCACCCAAAGAACTTTGGCTTGATCGCTTCCTATCTGGAAAGAAAG tgtGTTGCTGACTGTGTTCTGTACTACTACTTGGCCAAGAAGAACAACAATTACAAGACGCTGGTGAGACGCAACTACGGGAGACGGAGGGGAAGGAACCAG CAAATAACACGCCCCGCGCAAGAAGAGAAGTCCGAAGATAAAAACGAAGAGGACAAATCGGAGAAGtctgagaaaaaagaagacgAAGAAAAGAAGGACGAGGAAGAGAAAGATGAAAAGGAGGAGTCAAG GGACATTGgcaaggacaaagacaagtgtgACGGTGGGGAGGACGAGGACGGGAAGGAGCAAAACACGCCGCGTGGCAGGAAGACCGCCAACAGCCAGGGCCGACGTAAGGGAAGGATCACCACACGCTCCATGGCCAATGAGGCTGCCACTATGGCGGCGGAGGAAGCACCTCCCCCTGCTTCGGAGGCTGCCGTGCCAGATCCTCCGCAGATCCCTAAATCTGACACAGCTCAGAAGTCCATTAAGGAACCTAGCAAGCCGCCGACTCCAGTAGCGTCACTGGATACAAAAG CTGGTGTTGGTGAAACTGGAGAAACTTCTCGCTGGACCGAGGAGGAAATGGAGGTGGCCAAAAAAG GTTTAGTCGAGCATGGGCGAAACTGGACGGCCATCGCCAAAATGGTGGGCACCAAAAGTGAGGCGCAGTGCAAAAACTTCTATTTCAACTACAAGCGACGACACAATCTGGATAATCTACTCCAGCAGCATAAACAG GACACACGGCGGGCTCGTGCCGATAGGTCTCAAGGTGAAGGTCTTACCACGGCTTCGcctgatgacgatgatgacaatgCAGACGACAGTGAAG GAGGTGACAATAGCTCTGACACAGAGAGTGCTCCTTCCCCCTCTCAAACGGACCCAACCAAGTGCGGTGAGAGCAAGAGATCCGAAAATGCTTCTGGAGATGCTCAGAGTTCCGATCAGGACACGGTCCCGGTCAGCAATGCTAAAACCTCGGACCCTTCATACGGAGGCCTGCGTGTCAAGGAAGAGAAAAGCCCAGAGGCTGAATCTGGTTCCCATGAGGAAAAGAGCAGAGTGACTTCCTGCTCTGGTGTGATCCATCCAAAAACGGAACCCCAAGATATGGACATGAAAGCCGGAGAAGTTCAGGTTAAAATGGAGCCCGAGACCAAGGAGAAAGGAGAACACAGCGAGAGGCTGAAGGAGCTCCACTCGGATAATGACTCCAGCGCCACCTGCAGCGCTGATGAAGATGTGGAAGCAGAGCCTGAAAGACAAAG AATTCTTTCCATGGAGAAGCCGTCTTTGCTCAACCCTCCCGGCACCGTCCTGGTGTCCTCACCCAAGCAAAGTCCGCACAACATCCAGCAGATGCATCAGCGGGCAGCTGCCATTCCACCAATG GTACCTGGACCTTATGGCCATAATCCAGTGCCCATCAGTGGTTTTGCCATGCTGCAACACCAGATCAAAGCAGCGCACGCGTCCGCTCACCAGGAGGAGAAGCAGCGGCAAGACCAGGCTGACCTGGAGCGCAGATTGCCCTTCAATACCCGTAGCCCAACTCTGATTGACAGAGATG GCTCTCCTTACAGACTGTCCCCCAGGAATCTAAGCAGGTCCTCACCCCAACCTGACCCCAACATCCCCAATGCTTTCCGCTACAATGTGCCGCCAG TCCTTCATCCAGCCCCCAATCAGCTGATCCAGAGTCTGCCAGAGGGACCCCGGATGGCTTTCGGCAGACCCAGTCGACCTCCTAACATTCCCTCGCCGCCTCCTCTCATTCCAACCACCAAACCCACCGACAAACCGTCCTTCATTCACGGAGGCTCAATATCTCAG GGAACCCCGGGCACATACCTGCCTTCGCATGCCATTTACGGGCCTGACGGGAGTAAGAACACAGTGGGCTCCATCTCTTTGGGTCTGCCTCGGCACCAAGATCCCAACAAGTCTG tttcaaCAATACACGATGGTAGAGGACATCCATCAAAAATGAGTGAGAACCTCACTTTCAGAGGATCAATCACTCAG GGCACACCAGCCCTTTCCCAATCAACTGTTGCTGCTGACCTGCTGAAGGGCACCATCACAAAACTAGCCACAGAAGATCTGAGTAACTCTGACAAGGCTCGGGACCAGCTGGCTAAAGGTCATGTTATTTATGAAGGCAAGAGTGGTCACATCCTCTCTTATGATG ccatcaaaaacCCAAGGGAAACGACTCGTAGTCCCAGAACTAGCCATGACTTGAAACGGACTTATGAGATGATGGAGGTGCCCATCAGCAGAGGCCACCCTGGCAGGGAAGGAGCTCCATTTGAAG gTTTGATTAGCAGAGCTTTGCCCAGAGAAGGCCTCCATGGAGATTCTAAAGACCGACAAATAATCACCGGCTCTATCATGCAAG GAACACCAAGAACTGCCGCAGAAGCATACGAAGATGTTATCAAATACGGGAAACAGATTAAACGAGAGAGCCCACCTATCCGCTCCTTTGATGGGGGGATTGGCAAAGGAAAACCCTATGAGGGAGTTAACACCATTAAGGAGACTGGGCGCTCCATTCATGAAATCCCTAGACAGGACCAGTCTGGCCAGGATCTCAGAAAGACCCCTGACCTATCGGACAGGAGAGTCATAGAGGGTTCCATGTCTCAG ATTCACTCTCTGAACCAGCCTACGATCAAGCACAATGTTAAGTCCCTAATCACCAGTCCCGGTAAGCTCTCCCACAGCTTACCCCAACACGAGGTCATAGAAAGAAGCAAGTACGAGGAGAGCAAAGCAGTGCGCCACACCTCGGTGGTTAACTCCACCACCTCAGTCCTGCGCTCCACACACCAGGAAGCTGCAAAATCTCAGCTCAGCCCAGGCATGTACGAGGACGCCAACGCTCGTCGGACCCCTGTGAACTACAGCACCAGTTCTGTGACCAGAGGTTCACCCATGCTGGGGCGTTCGTCAGATG GAACAAAATCTAGTTCACATGAAAGAAAGAACGCCATGACACCCACTCAGAGAGAAAGTGTCCCAGCCAAGTCCCCAGTAGCGGGAGGCGACCCCAGGGCTTCTCACAGCCCCTTTGACCCTCACCACAGGCCGGTTGTTCCAGGGGAAGTCTACCGAGCCCACCTGCCTCCACACCTCGACCCCAGTATTGCCTTCCACCGAGTGATTGATCCTG CCTTCATGTTTCCCAGGCAACCGTCTCCAACTGGCTACCACAACACATACCAGCTCTACACCATGGAGAACACGCGGCAGACCATCCTCAACGATTACATCACTTCTCAGCAGATGCAAGTCATCCCTCGGCCCGACCTGGCCCGTGGGGTGTCGCCACGAGAACAACCTGTTTCTATCCCGTACCCAGCTGGAGCTCGAG GGATAATTGATCTAGCCCAGATGCCTCCAACTATCCTGTTGCCTCACCCTGGGGGAACAGGTACTCCCACTTTGGAACGTATCGCCTACCTCCCTGGAGCTCAGCCCCCTTTCACTACTAGGGCTTTCAACCCAACCTCCATATCGCCAG GTCACCAAGCCCACCTGGCTGCTgcagccgccgctgccgcGAGTGTGGAGAGGGAGCGAGAACGTGACCGTGAGCAACAGGAGAAGGAACGGGAAAAAGAAAGGGAGCAGCGGGATCGAGAAATGCGCGAACGGGATCGGGAAAGAGAGCGAGCCAACGATTATCTTCGTGGGA GTGGAGTTGAGCAACCAGGAAGCCGAGGCTATCGGCATTCTCCTTCCCCTTCACTCAGAATGCAGGAAGTGGTTGTTCAGCAGCGACCAAGCATCTTTCAGGGCAAGAGCGTCATCACTTCTCTAAT gccacATTCAGCAGCGGCAACAGCATCGACCCAGAGTAACTCTCGCTACAGTACGGCAGCTGACGCACTGGCTGCTTTGGTGGATATCGCAGCCTCGGCCCCACCCGTGGACGTGGCCAAAGCGAAGGAGAATAAACGGGACGAGCGCGATGACGAAATGTGTTCAGCGGCTCGGAGAGCACCGAGCATCACGGAACAGCAACAGGAGCCCGACAGGCGATCGGCACCATACGGTGCTATGCCAGGAGGGAAGCCCCACCCGGGGTACCCCGAGGGGGTTGGCGTTAAGGATAAGGGGCCGCAAACCTCAAAGTCCCGCATTGAGGAAGAGCTTCGAACCCGTGGAAAAACAACCATCACGGCGGCTAACTTCATCGACGTCATCATCACCCGGCAAATCGCCTCGGAAAAAGACACCAGAGAGCGAGGCTCTCAGAGCTCCGACTCCTCGAGTAGCT TGTCCTCAAACCGATACGACAATACTGGTGGTGGAGCCATTGAAGTGATAAGTCCTGCTAGTTCCCCAGTCCGTTCCCAACAGGAAAAAACGGACGAGGGGCAGCACACAGCAG CTGCCATGCGGGTTTACGACATGAGTCGATACCGGCCTTCGGCAGATCCGCCCCAGCCCAGTTCACAGCAGCCCCCTACGTCCCAGGCTGACAGCTATTCTCAAATCCCCAAGACGCATCGGGTCATGACCTTGGCAGACCACATTTCG CACATTATAACCCAGGACTTTGCTCGCAATCAAGACCCTCCTGCAGTTTCCTCGTCAGCCTCTGCCACATTCCAGAGCACGATGCCACCCACGTCTTCGTCGAGTCGAGTCAAGGGTCCCAGCCGCTACAGCCCTGAAAATCAAATCCAGGCACCAAACCATCACCGTCCCTCCAGCAGGCTTTCCCCGGAGAACGCTGCAGACAAACCCAGATCCAG ACCTGGTAAGTCTCCAGAGAGAGGTGGCAGACAGATGGAGAACTATGAACCCATCTCACCGCCACAGAGCTACCAAACCATGGATAAGCAGGAGACTGGTGGGCCTGCACCCCAAAGGCGAGAGACGGATACCTCTGAGATCAG GAATGACTCACGGTCCCCTGGCAGTGTCAGTTACCTGCCCTCCTTCTTCACCAAACTAGAGAACACTTCACCTATGGTGAAATCCAAAAAGCAGGAGATCTTTCGTAAGTTGAACTCCACATCTGGTGTTGGTGATTCTGACATTG GAAATGCTCAGCCAGGCACAGAGATTTTCAACTTGCCTGCTGTTACCAGCTCCA GCAACATCAACCCTAGGAACCACTCCTTCAGTGACCCCGCCAATAACTTGGGCCTAGAAGACATAATCCGGAAAGCCTTAATGAGTAACTTGGAGGACCGAACGGAGGAGCACCAAGGTGCCATCAGCAACGCATCCAACACGAGCGGTGACACCCGCCAGGAGGCCAATCCTTCGCCGAGCATAG CGAAACAGAAGCAGGGCAAAGCAAACAGCCGTAAATCGAAGTCTCCTAACCTGGGTCAGGCCTATTCGGGAGGGGATCGCCCCTCCTCTGTGTCCTCCGTACACTCCGAGGGAGACTATCACAGACAAGCACAAGCCCAATCGCAATGGAGTTGGGATGACCGACCCTCATCGGcag GGTCCATGCAGTTCCCTTACAACCCGTTGACCATGCGCATAATGAGCAGCACGCCACCCACGTCAATATCTTCCCCCTCCATTCagagccagcagcagcagcagcagcagcagcagcaacagcaggcgCCACAGCAGCCGCTTTCTGCTGGAGCTCCAGTGGGCCAACAGCGCGTGTGGCAGTCTCTGCTGTCAGAGCAATACGAGGCCCTGTCGGACAGCGATGACTGA